Proteins encoded by one window of Cellvibrio sp. KY-GH-1:
- the corA gene encoding magnesium/cobalt transporter CorA yields the protein MLINCVAYQEGKKLCSIPAEDISEYLMMSDCFVWVALKDSNRDELALMQHEFNLHELAVEDAQVGHQRPKIEEYGDSLFAVMHTIEMIDGEINIGEVDVFVGENYVLSTRNRTRADFLGVRARCEREPHHLKQGPAFVFYALMDAVVDRYFPVVVALETELEIIEDQIFTKGSQRANIERLYELKRKVTTLKHAVGPLMEAVGKLDGGRVPPIVANTKDYFRDVHDHLYRINTSIDSIRDTISTAIQVNLSMVSIDESEVNKRLAAWAAIFAVATAFVGIWGMNFEHMPELKWKYGYPVSLGVIAVICCYLYYRFKKAGWL from the coding sequence ATGCTAATCAATTGTGTCGCTTACCAGGAAGGTAAAAAACTGTGCAGCATCCCGGCAGAAGACATAAGCGAGTATCTGATGATGAGCGATTGCTTTGTCTGGGTCGCACTCAAAGATTCCAATCGTGACGAGCTGGCGCTGATGCAACATGAATTTAATCTGCATGAATTGGCCGTGGAAGATGCCCAGGTCGGCCACCAGCGCCCCAAGATTGAAGAATACGGGGACTCACTATTTGCCGTGATGCACACAATAGAAATGATTGATGGTGAAATAAATATTGGTGAAGTGGATGTGTTTGTGGGTGAAAATTATGTGCTCTCTACGCGCAACCGCACCCGCGCTGACTTCCTGGGCGTGCGCGCTCGCTGTGAACGCGAACCGCATCACTTGAAACAAGGCCCAGCCTTTGTGTTTTATGCATTAATGGATGCAGTAGTGGATCGCTATTTTCCCGTAGTCGTCGCGCTGGAAACAGAATTGGAAATTATCGAAGATCAAATTTTCACCAAGGGCTCCCAGCGAGCCAACATTGAACGGCTCTATGAATTAAAACGTAAAGTCACCACGTTAAAACACGCCGTGGGACCACTGATGGAAGCCGTGGGAAAGTTAGATGGCGGCCGCGTCCCGCCGATAGTAGCCAACACCAAAGATTATTTTCGCGATGTGCACGATCACTTGTATCGAATCAATACATCTATCGACTCCATTCGCGACACCATCAGCACTGCCATCCAGGTTAATTTATCCATGGTGAGTATCGATGAGAGTGAAGTGAATAAACGCCTCGCTGCCTGGGCGGCCATTTTTGCGGTGGCTACGGCCTTTGTGGGGATATGGGGGATGAACTTTGAACACATGCCCGAGCTGAAATGGAAATACGGCTACCCTGTTTCGCTCGGTGTGATTGCAGTAATTTGTTGCTACCTGTACTACCGTTTTAAAAAAGCCGGCTGGTTGTAA
- a CDS encoding glycoside hydrolase family 97 protein: protein MTAIRLLSAACLLVAGVANAGTYNVQSPNARIQVAVTNDAKGLSYAVTLDGNQVISQSALGLVIDDVSLGNNELAFLDNSKEKGKDSFELFGRTKKVVEQYNSITLKFAGNDERKLKVNIVVRAYDDGVALRYVLPNQSGLNQFTIQNELTRFAFPNNYNCYGLNLGKFTNSHEGEFDPIKASSIREHNLYDNPLVCKTGVGQTTLALAESDVRDYPGSWFIGRGDGGLGVDVKLTPRFDSRPDGLEKAAVRATMSASGVKSPWRVVMLGDTPGALTQSSLIAALGEPTKLKDTRWIKPGKTAWDWWNDNQVVLENTTLKPGMNTETYKAYIDFAATLGLEYILIDAGWHEGAAWTNTPGANVIKPIAVMDMPEILRYAKSKNVGVWVWLQWKQLDWQMEEALSTYEQWGIKGIKVDFMDRSDQEIVDYYHKLLSMTAKYHIMVDLHGAYPPNGLVRTYPHFLTQEGVMGAEYNKWSERVTATHNVTLPFTRMILGPIDYTPGGFRHTTAAEFPQLRRNTLPFVKTTRGQALAMFVVYDSALQMLADSPITYSKTQGKWPQPQSEWEDGLEFVKDVPSTWDETRILQGDIGEFIVSARRNGNDWYLGAMTNESMRALTIPLDFLGKGFYQATIWQDGKSVSTLTKSEMTTTAKQTINLQLASAGGAVVMLKKK, encoded by the coding sequence ATGACCGCTATTCGGTTGTTATCCGCCGCTTGCCTATTAGTGGCAGGTGTGGCGAATGCTGGAACTTATAATGTCCAATCACCCAATGCTCGTATTCAGGTTGCTGTCACCAACGACGCCAAAGGCCTGAGTTACGCCGTGACGCTGGATGGAAATCAAGTAATTTCTCAATCTGCCCTGGGTTTAGTTATCGATGATGTTTCCCTCGGAAATAATGAATTGGCTTTTCTTGATAACAGCAAAGAAAAGGGAAAGGATTCGTTTGAATTATTTGGCCGCACCAAAAAAGTGGTGGAACAATACAACAGCATCACGCTGAAGTTTGCCGGTAACGACGAGCGCAAACTCAAAGTGAATATCGTTGTACGTGCATATGATGATGGTGTAGCGCTGCGCTATGTCTTGCCGAATCAATCCGGCTTGAATCAATTTACGATCCAAAATGAATTAACCCGCTTTGCATTTCCCAACAATTACAATTGTTACGGTTTAAACCTCGGCAAATTTACTAATAGCCATGAGGGTGAATTTGATCCTATTAAAGCCTCCAGTATTCGCGAACATAATCTCTACGATAACCCACTCGTTTGCAAAACCGGCGTAGGGCAAACGACGCTTGCGCTAGCGGAATCGGATGTGCGCGATTATCCCGGCAGTTGGTTTATCGGGCGTGGTGATGGCGGTTTGGGGGTGGATGTGAAATTAACGCCCCGCTTTGACAGCCGCCCGGATGGTTTGGAAAAAGCCGCTGTGCGAGCCACTATGAGTGCGTCGGGTGTTAAGTCGCCCTGGCGTGTCGTTATGTTGGGCGATACACCGGGAGCACTGACACAATCGTCATTAATTGCTGCTTTGGGTGAGCCCACCAAATTAAAAGACACGCGCTGGATTAAACCGGGAAAAACTGCTTGGGACTGGTGGAACGATAATCAGGTGGTATTGGAAAACACCACCCTAAAACCTGGTATGAACACCGAAACCTACAAAGCCTATATCGATTTCGCCGCGACCTTGGGCCTTGAATATATTTTGATTGATGCCGGTTGGCATGAAGGTGCTGCCTGGACTAACACCCCGGGGGCCAATGTGATAAAACCCATTGCGGTGATGGATATGCCGGAAATTTTACGCTACGCAAAAAGCAAAAATGTCGGCGTTTGGGTGTGGCTGCAATGGAAGCAATTGGATTGGCAAATGGAAGAAGCGCTAAGCACCTATGAGCAGTGGGGGATTAAAGGAATTAAAGTGGATTTTATGGACAGGTCTGATCAGGAAATTGTGGATTACTATCACAAGCTGTTAAGCATGACCGCGAAATATCACATCATGGTGGATTTGCACGGTGCCTATCCACCCAATGGTTTGGTGCGTACTTATCCCCACTTTTTAACGCAAGAAGGTGTGATGGGTGCTGAGTACAATAAATGGAGCGAACGCGTTACGGCCACACACAATGTGACCTTGCCATTTACGCGGATGATTCTCGGTCCTATTGATTACACGCCGGGCGGTTTTCGCCACACCACGGCAGCAGAGTTTCCTCAACTGCGTCGTAATACCTTGCCCTTTGTAAAAACCACGCGCGGTCAGGCGCTGGCGATGTTTGTTGTTTATGACAGTGCGCTGCAAATGTTGGCGGACTCGCCCATTACTTATAGCAAAACCCAGGGCAAATGGCCGCAACCACAAAGCGAGTGGGAAGATGGCCTGGAATTTGTTAAAGATGTTCCCTCAACCTGGGATGAAACGCGAATTCTGCAGGGCGATATTGGGGAGTTTATTGTTTCCGCTCGACGCAACGGCAATGACTGGTATTTGGGTGCAATGACAAATGAATCGATGCGTGCGTTAACGATTCCGTTGGATTTTTTAGGCAAGGGTTTTTATCAAGCGACTATTTGGCAGGATGGAAAATCAGTTTCCACTTTAACAAAAAGTGAAATGACCACTACAGCAAAACAAACTATCAATTTACAGTTGGCATCGGCTGGTGGTGCAGTGGTAATGTTGAAAAAGAAATAA
- a CDS encoding pentapeptide repeat-containing protein, translated as MDHAIILHELEKGAKAWNLWRKRQAVGEINLDGIVLSGMNLDDYDLSKISLRNAHITHCSFNGADLIQTNLQYSFLQQNDFSNAKLIAANLCNSDLSGSNLFRTNMLTASTRNARLENIDFRGHDVSGLMLRDVSLAGSNLEGQQLARVDLSNSNLEGVNLQGADLTGTLFNNANLTNADVRGATLIGALFKGANLSGMDLNNLDLTKADFTGANLSHCDLRSANVSKAKLSGADITGARLWKLVTTGWGIANIQCSYAFWDKAGKEKTIYRTHEFERIFAEAITIELRYPYRLVDHELATLPIFIEHLAAVYWGTIIRLKSISDVAGGALVKFVVEEVGVHNPSELKVQLQAEAERIQLAQLMLRTNTQLHAQLKEKIGAIREEFWPRLLELAADHEKEQVRNLTILFMDLKGFSKWSEDELSEKLSLFRGLVKPILKKFTAGHPNMEGDSLRVTFTNATAGVSCACMIRNVLRAAGFELRIGMELGEVAVVHNEVTDVPDLEGVAVSMAARMEAAAEAGEVLVSHKIRHYAQRSDLFQFTPRRVPLKKAIGNIEQGDFIECFAVETVKNLREAFV; from the coding sequence ATGGACCACGCAATAATTTTGCATGAGCTGGAAAAAGGCGCGAAAGCCTGGAATCTTTGGCGCAAGCGCCAGGCTGTAGGAGAAATCAACCTCGATGGAATCGTGCTGAGTGGCATGAATCTGGACGACTATGACTTATCCAAAATCTCGCTGCGTAATGCACATATTACGCACTGCAGCTTTAACGGCGCGGATCTGATCCAAACAAATTTGCAGTATTCATTTTTACAACAGAACGATTTCAGCAACGCTAAACTGATTGCCGCCAATCTGTGCAATAGTGATTTAAGCGGGTCCAATTTATTCCGTACCAACATGCTCACCGCCAGTACGCGCAATGCACGTTTGGAGAATATTGATTTTCGCGGGCACGATGTCAGTGGGCTAATGTTGCGCGATGTCTCTCTGGCTGGCAGTAATCTGGAAGGTCAGCAGCTGGCGCGGGTGGATTTATCCAACTCCAACCTTGAAGGTGTGAATTTGCAAGGTGCGGATTTAACTGGAACCCTGTTTAACAATGCCAACCTCACCAATGCTGATGTGCGCGGTGCAACCCTGATCGGTGCGCTTTTTAAAGGCGCTAATCTGAGTGGGATGGATTTAAATAATCTCGATCTCACCAAAGCTGATTTTACTGGCGCCAACCTTTCTCATTGTGATTTGCGCTCGGCGAATGTGAGCAAAGCCAAACTGTCTGGCGCAGACATTACCGGTGCCAGATTATGGAAGCTGGTCACGACCGGATGGGGAATTGCCAATATCCAATGCAGCTATGCGTTTTGGGATAAAGCCGGCAAAGAAAAAACAATTTATCGCACCCATGAGTTTGAGCGAATTTTTGCCGAAGCTATTACCATTGAGCTGCGCTACCCCTATCGGTTGGTGGATCACGAGCTGGCGACCCTGCCAATTTTTATCGAACATCTTGCTGCCGTTTATTGGGGAACAATTATTCGCTTGAAATCCATTAGCGATGTAGCCGGCGGTGCGCTGGTTAAATTTGTGGTGGAAGAGGTGGGCGTACACAATCCTTCCGAATTAAAAGTGCAATTGCAAGCAGAAGCGGAGCGAATTCAGTTAGCACAATTGATGTTGCGCACCAATACCCAATTGCACGCACAACTCAAAGAAAAAATCGGTGCGATTCGCGAAGAGTTTTGGCCGCGTCTATTGGAATTGGCGGCCGATCATGAAAAAGAGCAGGTGCGTAACCTCACTATTTTGTTTATGGATTTAAAAGGTTTTTCCAAATGGTCTGAAGATGAGCTTTCGGAAAAATTATCGTTGTTTCGCGGGTTGGTAAAACCTATTCTTAAAAAATTTACCGCGGGTCACCCAAACATGGAAGGGGATTCACTGCGCGTGACTTTTACCAATGCAACGGCCGGTGTTTCTTGCGCCTGCATGATTCGCAATGTGCTGCGCGCAGCGGGGTTTGAGTTGCGCATTGGTATGGAGCTGGGGGAAGTGGCGGTGGTACACAATGAAGTGACCGATGTTCCCGATCTGGAGGGGGTCGCAGTCAGTATGGCGGCGCGTATGGAGGCGGCAGCAGAGGCGGGCGAGGTCTTGGTCAGTCATAAAATTCGCCACTATGCGCAACGCAGCGATTTATTTCAGTTTACTCCACGCCGTGTACCGCTGAAAAAAGCCATTGGCAATATCGAGCAGGGCGATTTCATCGAGTGTTTTGCGGTTGAAACTGTGAAAAATTTGCGGGAAGCGTTTGTCTGA
- a CDS encoding amino acid ABC transporter substrate-binding protein — MHSGRYVDVNPSIIDGWQYRGLLLGLIWLMVPPVVMAQESQTLSYSQKEFRYQYYQVLLRQVLDVTETEFGKIELKAYDAGNSEITEARGMALLHQKRIQITFVPTTEKREKSFRAVPFPLDQGLLGLRLLLIKAENQQRFDLLRNETEFREKMQGGFNTNWSDYDTYLHNGFKVVPATKYETLFKMLESGRFDYFSRGLIEIWSELDNFKNQYSDLRIENRFAFYYDIPVYFFVHKDDELLAQRLELGLKRLEATGAFSRLFLSYYGEKIDRAKLDQRQIITLVSPQSQTKIPHTRPFWWPNNLPFKATQNPSNSQL, encoded by the coding sequence ATGCATTCGGGCCGCTATGTAGACGTTAACCCATCGATAATTGACGGATGGCAGTACCGGGGTTTGCTGTTGGGATTAATATGGCTAATGGTTCCGCCGGTTGTGATGGCCCAAGAATCTCAAACTCTGTCGTACTCGCAAAAGGAGTTTCGCTATCAGTATTATCAGGTACTTTTACGTCAGGTTTTGGACGTAACGGAAACTGAATTTGGGAAAATTGAACTCAAAGCTTACGACGCGGGAAACTCAGAGATTACAGAGGCGCGCGGCATGGCTTTACTCCATCAAAAGCGTATTCAAATAACGTTTGTTCCTACTACTGAAAAGCGCGAGAAATCGTTTCGCGCAGTGCCATTTCCTTTGGATCAGGGGTTATTGGGTTTACGGTTGCTGTTGATCAAAGCAGAAAATCAACAACGTTTCGATCTGTTGCGCAACGAAACCGAATTTCGTGAAAAAATGCAGGGTGGTTTCAACACCAACTGGTCCGACTACGACACTTATCTGCATAACGGTTTTAAAGTGGTGCCCGCAACCAAATACGAGACCCTGTTCAAAATGTTGGAATCAGGGCGGTTCGATTATTTTTCCCGTGGGTTAATTGAAATTTGGTCCGAGCTGGATAATTTTAAAAATCAGTATTCTGATCTTCGTATCGAAAACAGGTTTGCTTTTTATTACGATATTCCTGTGTACTTTTTCGTCCACAAAGATGATGAATTGCTAGCGCAGCGGCTTGAGTTAGGGCTAAAGCGATTGGAAGCTACGGGAGCATTTTCGCGCTTATTTTTGTCTTACTATGGTGAGAAAATTGACCGTGCAAAACTTGATCAGCGACAGATAATCACGTTAGTGAGCCCTCAATCTCAAACAAAGATCCCCCACACCAGGCCATTCTGGTGGCCCAATAATTTGCCTTTTAAAGCGACCCAAAACCCTTCAAATTCCCAGCTGTGA
- a CDS encoding helix-turn-helix domain-containing protein, with the protein MSHSKTKTSFYRRIYVTWLISQGVNSVPKIIAATGMPRRTAQDTLEAIHELDIALSNTNGVFSVQDWGAVNPGWVDANIDQLKRVLEYP; encoded by the coding sequence ATGAGTCACAGTAAGACGAAAACCAGCTTTTATCGCCGCATTTATGTGACTTGGCTGATTAGTCAGGGGGTTAATAGCGTGCCTAAAATTATTGCCGCGACCGGTATGCCGCGCCGCACCGCACAAGATACGCTCGAGGCAATTCATGAGCTGGATATTGCGTTAAGCAATACCAATGGTGTTTTTAGTGTACAGGACTGGGGGGCGGTGAATCCCGGGTGGGTTGATGCAAATATAGATCAATTAAAACGCGTGCTTGAGTATCCTTGA
- a CDS encoding helix-turn-helix transcriptional regulator, producing MSNFQLGETENLLLQKIYAAALAPEKWPALILDVAHYIRAMDGELLFYERPPIEQNCIVSSKALSMLNKLRELHAATPVSDTNSLIEKTLTTFSHVATSPTEATNLVWVENFSNLPLSCKINLALVHSDHSLVLLSFWGARGADGFSAEACAFLQTLAPHIARALFIYRQMGTLYQNNQWLAETLKQSSLAVLLLNADLQVLFVAPEAQKILASNSSVAISRCGFLLVGDAVQQAQLDKLLRQSLSPSAVTSENNSCCIPIKLPNKVHPLKLNILPFNQSGSTSSTQTRLAIFITDPERRMVAPVDYLRQAYGLTRTEVQVANLLINGFDLAAIASQRHTTLETTRWQIKSLMHKTNTKSQPELVRLLMLLSRESAEASALAEVNLQMFAPPFG from the coding sequence ATGAGTAATTTTCAACTGGGTGAAACCGAAAACCTACTACTCCAGAAAATTTATGCAGCAGCGTTAGCGCCTGAAAAATGGCCTGCATTAATTCTGGATGTAGCGCACTATATTCGCGCAATGGATGGTGAATTACTTTTTTACGAGCGCCCTCCGATAGAGCAAAACTGTATTGTCAGTAGCAAAGCGCTGAGCATGTTGAACAAGCTGCGCGAATTGCACGCCGCTACACCGGTTTCAGACACCAACTCGTTAATTGAAAAAACACTCACGACTTTTTCTCACGTGGCGACTTCGCCTACTGAGGCTACCAATCTGGTATGGGTTGAAAACTTTTCCAATTTACCTTTATCCTGCAAGATCAATTTGGCGTTAGTGCACTCAGATCACTCATTGGTATTACTCAGCTTTTGGGGGGCCAGGGGTGCTGATGGCTTTAGTGCAGAAGCCTGCGCTTTCTTACAAACCCTGGCACCGCATATCGCGCGGGCCTTATTTATTTATCGGCAGATGGGCACCTTGTATCAAAATAATCAGTGGTTAGCGGAAACCCTTAAACAATCTTCTTTGGCGGTGTTGTTATTAAATGCAGATTTGCAGGTGCTATTTGTAGCGCCAGAGGCGCAAAAAATATTGGCGTCTAATTCATCTGTTGCTATTAGCCGGTGCGGTTTTTTATTGGTGGGCGATGCTGTTCAACAAGCACAACTTGATAAATTGTTGCGACAATCATTGTCACCAAGCGCCGTAACCTCCGAAAACAACAGCTGCTGTATACCTATAAAGCTCCCCAATAAAGTGCACCCATTAAAGTTGAATATTTTGCCGTTCAACCAGAGTGGCTCCACAAGCTCCACCCAAACTCGTCTGGCGATATTTATTACCGACCCTGAGCGTCGTATGGTTGCGCCAGTGGATTATTTACGCCAGGCGTATGGCTTGACTCGCACGGAAGTACAGGTGGCGAATTTATTGATCAACGGTTTTGATCTCGCCGCAATTGCCAGCCAACGGCATACCACGCTGGAAACCACGCGCTGGCAAATAAAATCCCTGATGCATAAAACCAACACCAAAAGTCAACCGGAGCTGGTGCGTTTGCTCATGTTGTTGAGCCGCGAGTCGGCGGAGGCCTCCGCTTTAGCAGAAGTAAATTTGCAAATGTTTGCCCCCCCATTTGGGTGA